DNA sequence from the Rhizobium sp. ARZ01 genome:
CGAGCGTGTCGGCGGCGGACCTTGTGCCCGCGCCGCAGGCCCCTGCCTACGTCGAACCTGACGCTGCCGACGGGGTGAAAATCGGCATGCTCAGCTGCGATGTTGGCGGCGGCCTGGGCTACGTGCTTGGATCGGCGAAGTCCGTCGATTGCGTGTTTAGTTCGACCCGCGGCACACAGGACCGCTACAGCGGCGTGATCCGCAAGATGGGCGTCGACATCGGCTTTACCACGCGCGGGCGGCTGGCCTGGGCCGTGTTCGCGCCCACCGCCGGCTATCATCGCGGCTCGCTCGGCGGCGTTTACCAGGGCGCCACGGCCGAGGCGACCGTCGGCGCCGGCATCGGCGCCAACATTCTGGTTGGCGGCACATCCGGTTCGATCCAGTTGCAGACGGTCAGCGTGACGGGCCAACTCGGCCTGAACGTCGCCGCGACCGGAACCTCCGTCACGCTCACGCCGCAGGGTTAGAAGCATCGGACATGGCGAAGGGAGCGGTGACAAGGTCGCACGCTCCCTTCGCGGTAGAAGGCCGATCGGTCCCGCAAAATTGCCCTGTTGCCACTCGTCGTCAGTGTTCGTCCCTCTGGGGTGGTGTTAGACTGAAAGTTCGCGTTGTCCATGACGGACTGGAGGGACGGCGATGGAACGAGGGTCGACCTTTCTCGTCGCACCGGCAGTGACGATTGCCCTGCTGACATCAATCTCGATCAGTAGCGCCGCACCGTCGGACGAGATTCTGGCCGCTGCCAAAAAAGAGGGCCGGCTCACCGTGATGGCCCTGCCCCGCGACTGGTGCCAGTATGGGCGCATCATCGACGCCTTCAAGGCGAAGTACGGGTTGGCCGTTGACGAATTGAAGCCTGACGCCGCCTCCTCCGAAGAGCTCGATGCGATCAGGGCGGCGCGTGATAATGGCGACCCCGAAGCACCTGATGTGATCGACATCGGCCTGTCGTTTGCGCCCTCTGCAAAGGCCGAAGGCCTCATGCAGCCCTACAAGGTCTCGGCCTGGGCGACGATCCCGGGTGAGGCCAAGGATGCGGAAGGCTACTGGTACGGCGACTACTACGGATTGCTCGCCTTCGAGGTCAACGCCGACCGTGTATCCAGACTGCCAACCGATTGGGCCGACTTGACCGCGCCGGAGTACAAAGGGTCCGTCGGCATCTCCGGCGCCCTGGGATCAAACCACGCCGTCCAGAGCGTTATCGGCGCCGGTCTCTCGCTCACGAACGGGAAGATCGATGAGGCAGCTGAGCGCGGCCTGGACTTCTTTGCCGATCTGAACAGGCGCGGCAATTTCGTGCCGATTGTCGGCAGCACCCGAAGCGTTCTCGACGGTCGCACGCCCATTCTCATTCGTTGGGACTATCTCGCGCTTGCCGATCGCGAGGCGCACAAGGACAAGGCGCGCATCGAGGTCGTCTGGCCGCGGACCGGCCTCGTCGCCGGCATCTATGTGCAAGCCATCAGCGCGTATGCCCGGCACCCGAACGCAGCCCGGCTCTGGATGGAGCATCTCTATTCGGACGATGGACAACTGGCCCTTTTGGGCGGTCATTGCAATCCTATCCGGTTTGACAGCCTTCTTCGCGAGGGGAAGGTCCCGGCAAGCCTGCAGGAGCGGCTGCCGAAATTGAAGGATGAAAAGAGCCGGGTCCGGCCGGTCTTCCCAACGGCGAAAGAACAGGATCGGGCAAGAGAGATTATCCTCAAGGGCTGGGACGGCATCGTCGGCGTTACCATCGAATGCATGCCGCCCGAAGAGGCCGATCCGTTGCCGATGTCGCTCAACGAGCAGCCGACGCTGCTCTGTGCTGCCGTTCAATAGCCGGATTGGTCCGCGCACCGTGGCGGGCTCCGACCGCCAGCGGTGCACGCCGCCGTCGTTGCGGCTGTGTCAGGAATGCTGGCTGCGGCTATCGCGATCGGGAAGCACGCGGTCCTGGAACTCGTCACTCTGACACGCCTGACTTGACCTTCCGCAAATTTTGTCACCCGGCCCTCTGGAAAAGACGAGTACTGCGCTATCTGTTTCAATCGTAAGTACAAAACAGCAGTTCTGATCGCAGCTTTCCCATTACGACACTGTTGAGCCGGAGTCATGACATGAAGCAGCATGCCGGAATTGATCAGTCCAACCAATCCGAACAAAAGAGTGGTCTCAACCGTCGCCAGCTTCTTTTGGCGGGCAGTGCACTCGCGGCGGCGGTTGTAACCGCGCCGGTGGCAGCACAAGAACAGGCCGCGCAGCCATCTGCGTCCGCGGCAAGTGGCAAGCCGAACATCCTCGTCATCTTCGGCGATGATATCGGTATTGCTAACATCAGCGCCTATACCCATGGTCTGATGGGTTATCACACGCCGAACATCGACCGGATCGCCGGCGAAGGGATCATGTTTCTCCACTATTACGGAGAACAGTCCTGCACGGCCGGACGTTCCGCCTTCCTGACCGGTCAGCATATCATCAGGACCGGCCTCAGCAAGGTCGGCTTCCCCGGCGCGCCAATGGGCATGAGCCAGCTCGATCCTTCAATAGGCGGGCTGTTGAAGGATCTCGGCTATGCCACCGGCCAGTTCGGCAAGAACCATGTCGGCGATCGCAACCCGTCGCTGCCGACGGTGAACGGCTTCGATGAGTTCTTCGGCAACCTCTATCACCTGAATGCCGAGGAAGAACCGGAGCTCCCGGACTATCCGAAGGATCCTGCGTACCTGGCGAAGTTCGGCCCGCGTGGGGTGTTGCGCTGCAAAGCGACGGAGGTGGACGACCCGATGGTCGATCCTCGGTTCGGCAAGGTCGGCAAGCAGACGATCGAGGACACCGGTGCATTGACGAAGAAGCGCATGGAGACGATCGACGACGAAACCTCGGCCGCGGCAATCGACTTCATGCAGCGGCAGAACGCGGCCGGCAAACCGTTCTTCTGCTGGTTCAACTCGACGCGCATGCATCTTCGCACGCACGT
Encoded proteins:
- a CDS encoding DUF992 domain-containing protein produces the protein MKAKMSAIAALSVAQIIASSVSAADLVPAPQAPAYVEPDAADGVKIGMLSCDVGGGLGYVLGSAKSVDCVFSSTRGTQDRYSGVIRKMGVDIGFTTRGRLAWAVFAPTAGYHRGSLGGVYQGATAEATVGAGIGANILVGGTSGSIQLQTVSVTGQLGLNVAATGTSVTLTPQG
- a CDS encoding ABC transporter substrate-binding protein, with protein sequence MERGSTFLVAPAVTIALLTSISISSAAPSDEILAAAKKEGRLTVMALPRDWCQYGRIIDAFKAKYGLAVDELKPDAASSEELDAIRAARDNGDPEAPDVIDIGLSFAPSAKAEGLMQPYKVSAWATIPGEAKDAEGYWYGDYYGLLAFEVNADRVSRLPTDWADLTAPEYKGSVGISGALGSNHAVQSVIGAGLSLTNGKIDEAAERGLDFFADLNRRGNFVPIVGSTRSVLDGRTPILIRWDYLALADREAHKDKARIEVVWPRTGLVAGIYVQAISAYARHPNAARLWMEHLYSDDGQLALLGGHCNPIRFDSLLREGKVPASLQERLPKLKDEKSRVRPVFPTAKEQDRAREIILKGWDGIVGVTIECMPPEEADPLPMSLNEQPTLLCAAVQ